A window of the Cystobacter fuscus genome harbors these coding sequences:
- a CDS encoding glycoside hydrolase family 15 protein, whose product MRQRIADYALLGDCHSAALVGRDGSIDWACFPRFDSASVFCRVLDVRRGGSFRVGPEGDFPSSRRYLDDTNVLVTTFTTPTGVLEVTDCMPVRTRGPQGARMGSRHSLLRRLRCTAGEVESRVVVAPRFEYGAFVPRIRLTSPRTAELVGGADALWVTATRPLIAHEDSLRARWHLRAGDEAWVEVAWTPSLIERTPDEMPDLAALRGRLEDTVAFWREWISHCAYEGDYARAVRRSALVLKALSYAPSGAIVAAPTTSLPEEPGGVRNWDYRYTWLRDTTLTLISLMLLGYQAETLAFQRWLARTSAGRPEDVQIMYSIRGHRLLPEVELPHLDGHQGSRPVRIGNGAVKQLQLDVFGELLEGSWLFSKMGGSLTPGHWDFLRGLVEEVCGRWRQPDQGLWEVRDEPRHFLHSKLLCWVALDRALRIARARRFPAPVGRWSRERALLREYLLREGSCLGWFSQAVGSQRADASVLQLPALGFLPSGHPLVMRTVAVVREQLEKGRLLFRYHVPDGLSGGEGTFLLCSFWMHDVLVHSGRAEEAEELLRYLLSLANDVGLYAEESVPDTGEARGNFPQAFTHMALVASCAQLSAGRRFHLPRPGAYDYADFALTYHLGRRSMFMSHFAWEAAH is encoded by the coding sequence ATGCGGCAGCGCATCGCTGATTACGCCTTGCTGGGCGACTGCCACTCGGCGGCGCTCGTGGGCCGGGATGGCTCCATCGACTGGGCTTGCTTTCCCCGGTTCGACTCGGCCTCGGTGTTCTGCCGCGTCCTGGACGTACGCCGGGGCGGCTCCTTCCGGGTAGGCCCCGAGGGCGACTTCCCCTCGAGCCGCCGCTACCTCGACGACACCAACGTGCTCGTCACCACCTTCACCACTCCCACCGGGGTGTTGGAGGTGACGGACTGCATGCCCGTGCGCACCCGGGGTCCCCAGGGCGCCCGCATGGGCTCCAGGCACTCGCTGCTCCGGCGGCTGCGCTGCACCGCGGGCGAGGTGGAGTCACGGGTCGTGGTCGCCCCCCGCTTCGAATACGGGGCCTTCGTGCCCCGCATCCGCCTCACCTCGCCCCGGACGGCCGAGCTGGTGGGCGGCGCGGACGCGCTGTGGGTGACGGCCACCCGGCCGCTCATCGCGCACGAGGATTCCCTGCGTGCGCGTTGGCACCTGCGCGCCGGGGACGAGGCCTGGGTGGAAGTGGCCTGGACGCCCTCGCTCATCGAGCGCACGCCCGATGAGATGCCGGACCTCGCGGCACTGCGCGGACGGTTGGAGGACACGGTGGCCTTCTGGCGCGAGTGGATCTCCCACTGCGCCTACGAGGGCGACTACGCGCGCGCGGTGCGCCGCTCGGCCCTGGTGCTCAAGGCGCTCTCGTATGCGCCCTCGGGCGCCATCGTGGCCGCCCCCACCACGTCCCTGCCCGAGGAGCCGGGCGGTGTGCGCAACTGGGACTACCGCTACACCTGGCTGCGGGACACGACGCTCACGCTCATCTCCCTGATGCTGCTGGGCTACCAGGCGGAGACGCTCGCCTTCCAGCGCTGGTTGGCGCGCACCAGCGCGGGCCGGCCCGAGGACGTTCAAATCATGTACAGCATCCGTGGCCACCGGTTGCTGCCCGAGGTGGAGCTGCCCCATCTGGATGGGCACCAGGGCTCGCGGCCGGTGCGCATCGGCAACGGAGCGGTGAAGCAGCTCCAGCTCGACGTCTTCGGGGAGTTGCTGGAGGGCTCGTGGCTCTTCTCGAAGATGGGCGGGAGCCTGACCCCGGGGCACTGGGACTTCCTGCGCGGGCTGGTGGAGGAGGTGTGCGGGCGTTGGCGTCAGCCGGACCAGGGACTCTGGGAGGTTCGCGACGAGCCCCGGCACTTCCTCCACTCGAAGCTGCTGTGCTGGGTGGCGCTGGACCGGGCCCTGCGCATCGCGCGGGCGCGGCGGTTTCCCGCTCCGGTGGGGCGATGGTCGCGCGAGCGCGCGCTGCTTCGCGAGTACCTGCTGCGTGAGGGCTCGTGCCTCGGGTGGTTCTCCCAGGCGGTGGGCTCTCAGCGGGCGGATGCCTCGGTGTTGCAGCTTCCCGCGCTGGGCTTCCTGCCTTCGGGCCACCCCCTGGTGATGCGCACGGTGGCGGTGGTGCGCGAGCAGTTGGAGAAGGGCCGGCTCCTCTTCCGCTACCACGTGCCGGATGGCCTGAGCGGAGGGGAGGGCACCTTCCTGCTGTGCTCCTTCTGGATGCACGACGTGCTGGTGCACTCGGGGAGGGCGGAGGAGGCGGAGGAGCTGCTGCGCTACCTGCTGAGCCTGGCCAACGACGTGGGCCTCTACGCGGAGGAGTCCGTTCCGGACACGGGAGAGGCGAGGGGCAACTTCCCCCAGGCCTTCACGCACATGGCGCTGGTGGCCTCGTGCGCGCAGCTCTCCGCGGGGAGGCGCTTCCATCTCCCCAGGCCTGGCGCGTATGACTACGCGGACTTCGCGCTCACCTACCACCTCGGCCGCCGCTCCATGTTCATGTCCCACTTCGCGTGGGAGGCGGCGCACTGA
- a CDS encoding protein adenylyltransferase SelO: MLQFTSRFIDSTPGDPQTDRRPRQVHGALWSKVQPTPVSAPRLVAWSPEVAALLGLDEATLRSEEAVRVLSGNGLWPGMVPYAANYGGHQFGQWAGQLGDGRAIGLGELQGPEGTRYELQLKGAGPTPYSRRGDGRAVLRSSIREFLCSEAMHHLGVPTTRALSLVATGDAVIRDMFYDGNPEAEPGAIVCRVAPTFLRFGNFELCASRGDVGLLKALADYTLKNFYPELGAPSKDTYAAFFLEVARRTARLIAHWQAVGFVHGVMNTDNMSILGLTIDYGPYGWVDDFNPGWTPNTTDAQQRRYRFGNQPGIGLWNVERLGIALLPILDEEEALVEAGMLEYERVFQAELERRFAMKLGLPSLAQEGDLELVQGCFSWLAAQETDMTIFFRGLSRVVMAPEAPSEWPAVLREAFYGKVPDEHVARGLEWLTAWWRRTRREDVAPSELARRMDAVNPKYVLRNWLAQEAIDAAHAGDDSKVHTLLEVMRRPFEEQPGREAYAGRRPEWARSKPGCSALSCSS; encoded by the coding sequence ATGCTTCAGTTCACCTCTCGTTTCATCGACTCGACTCCTGGAGATCCGCAAACCGATCGGCGGCCGCGTCAGGTGCACGGCGCCCTGTGGTCGAAGGTGCAGCCCACGCCGGTATCGGCCCCGCGGCTCGTGGCCTGGTCCCCCGAGGTGGCGGCCCTGCTGGGACTGGACGAGGCGACGCTGCGCTCCGAGGAGGCCGTGCGCGTGCTCTCGGGCAATGGGTTGTGGCCGGGCATGGTGCCTTACGCGGCCAACTACGGCGGGCATCAGTTCGGTCAATGGGCGGGGCAGTTGGGTGACGGACGCGCCATTGGCCTGGGCGAGCTGCAAGGCCCCGAGGGCACGCGCTACGAGTTGCAGCTCAAGGGCGCGGGGCCCACGCCGTACTCCCGCCGGGGAGACGGGCGGGCGGTGCTGCGCTCCTCCATCCGGGAATTCCTGTGCAGCGAGGCCATGCACCACCTGGGGGTGCCCACCACGCGAGCCCTGTCGCTGGTGGCCACGGGGGACGCGGTCATCCGGGACATGTTCTACGACGGCAATCCCGAGGCCGAGCCCGGGGCCATCGTCTGCCGGGTGGCGCCCACCTTCCTGCGCTTCGGCAACTTCGAGCTGTGCGCGAGCCGGGGGGACGTGGGGCTGCTGAAGGCCCTGGCGGACTACACGCTGAAGAACTTCTATCCGGAGCTCGGCGCGCCGTCGAAGGACACGTATGCCGCCTTCTTCCTGGAGGTGGCGCGCCGCACCGCGCGGCTCATCGCGCATTGGCAGGCGGTGGGGTTCGTCCACGGCGTGATGAACACCGACAACATGTCCATCCTCGGGCTCACCATCGACTACGGCCCCTATGGCTGGGTCGACGACTTCAATCCCGGGTGGACGCCCAACACCACCGACGCCCAGCAGCGTCGCTACCGCTTCGGCAACCAGCCGGGCATCGGCCTGTGGAATGTCGAGCGGCTGGGGATCGCGCTGCTGCCGATCCTCGACGAGGAGGAGGCGCTGGTGGAGGCGGGGATGCTCGAGTACGAGCGCGTCTTCCAGGCCGAGCTGGAGCGGCGCTTCGCGATGAAGCTCGGGCTGCCCTCGCTCGCCCAGGAGGGAGACCTCGAGCTGGTGCAGGGCTGCTTCTCGTGGCTCGCCGCGCAGGAGACGGACATGACGATCTTCTTCCGGGGGCTGTCGCGGGTGGTGATGGCACCGGAGGCTCCGAGCGAGTGGCCCGCGGTGCTGCGCGAGGCCTTCTACGGGAAGGTGCCCGACGAGCATGTGGCCCGGGGCCTGGAGTGGCTGACGGCCTGGTGGCGGCGCACCCGGCGCGAGGACGTGGCGCCCTCCGAGCTGGCGCGGCGCATGGACGCGGTGAATCCGAAGTACGTGTTGCGCAACTGGCTGGCCCAGGAGGCCATCGACGCGGCGCACGCGGGCGATGACTCGAAGGTGCACACGCTGCTGGAGGTGATGCGGCGGCCCTTCGAGGAGCAGCCGGGCCGCGAGGCGTACGCGGGCCGGCGGCCGGAGTGGGCACGTTCGAAGCCCGGGTGCTCGGCGCTCTCGTGCAGCTCTTGA
- a CDS encoding ester cyclase, which translates to MSIAKPATEPLWLQGRDAVVENDEGVKWRHGRPDYHLTNITVHKERTRQFPTGSLEMVVENLVRVFEMEVSHKADPAQWVSVVRDRFRTNVNGGSWASADDIAARGSYNVFLGDTQYYKASAETFDSSHDVFHTAFPEGFFWEVLEVYSPPPAVSFKWRHWGNFTGPYKGQAPTGQRVEIFGMSVARVSEDLRMLEVEHYYDNSQFLRQIATGCPVHAPGAK; encoded by the coding sequence ATGAGCATCGCCAAGCCGGCCACGGAACCGCTCTGGTTGCAGGGACGAGACGCTGTCGTCGAGAACGATGAAGGCGTGAAGTGGCGCCACGGGCGCCCGGACTACCACCTGACGAACATCACCGTGCACAAGGAGCGCACGCGCCAGTTCCCCACGGGCTCCCTGGAGATGGTGGTGGAGAACCTCGTGCGCGTGTTCGAGATGGAGGTCTCGCACAAGGCCGATCCCGCGCAGTGGGTGTCGGTCGTGCGCGACCGGTTCCGCACCAACGTCAACGGAGGCTCGTGGGCCAGCGCCGACGACATCGCCGCGCGCGGCAGCTACAACGTCTTCCTCGGTGACACGCAGTACTACAAGGCCAGCGCGGAGACGTTCGACTCGTCGCACGACGTCTTCCACACCGCCTTCCCCGAGGGCTTCTTCTGGGAGGTGCTCGAGGTGTACTCGCCGCCGCCGGCGGTGAGCTTCAAGTGGCGCCACTGGGGCAACTTCACGGGCCCCTACAAGGGACAGGCGCCCACCGGGCAGCGCGTGGAGATCTTCGGCATGAGCGTGGCGCGCGTATCCGAGGATCTCCGGATGCTCGAGGTCGAGCACTACTACGACAACAGCCAGTTCCTCCGGCAGATCGCCACCGGCTGCCCGGTGCACGCCCCCGGGGCGAAGTAG
- a CDS encoding NAD(P)/FAD-dependent oxidoreductase — protein sequence MDQATGEQARAVDADVAIMGAGIVGLFNALQYAKRGFQVLLLDNARGQKRSFKVGESFLIFTNPFLRTVGGLDAFAGECFPKHGVWFTYGLEHSERFEATSEWGVHADPPHYLYEQAADKRYFRASLMDVQIVRPEAEDVMRESLASFPNVRFLDTVKVRDVVIQEEEGRPHELHWECQATREQGTVRARWVLDCSGRNRLLARKQKHSVELKDGFQTTAVWGQFEGITDELFGEPWVHTYADGDQTSRDLHTLHLWGEGYWIWVIRLSKQRISVGATFDQRKPPPGATPEAQLWELIGRHPPLRKALAKERMLEFRMYRDVQYMTDTFVSARRYGMMGDAASIVDAYYSQGISLALVSSWHIANLVEQDLRGGGMDPEYLERVNRATRQDWHIMRNMIREKYTPAIADSRFFVLSHMLDLSIFWSAGASRSRISRWLVETGGDTRRETPELRELREYLSRHMFYSQTKPWHGLSPERVRELQGRLQAGIGERARWRLEHGIRVPTLKAIVRLAAPVPQLWKLPFLRGQERADLSAEDFIHPEKFLKRVPAWLRRWLPESPSERLSRAIAVRGQTLLVLFLLGYAYDWADTEVQKLLLQLGLLEPIARAEPQETEAPIPARKVAS from the coding sequence ATGGATCAGGCCACTGGGGAGCAGGCTCGGGCGGTCGACGCGGACGTGGCCATCATGGGCGCGGGCATCGTCGGCCTCTTCAACGCTCTGCAATACGCGAAGCGGGGCTTCCAGGTCCTCCTGCTCGACAACGCGCGGGGACAGAAACGCAGCTTCAAGGTGGGCGAGTCGTTCCTCATCTTCACCAACCCCTTCCTGCGCACGGTGGGGGGGTTGGATGCCTTCGCCGGAGAGTGCTTTCCCAAGCACGGCGTGTGGTTCACCTACGGGCTGGAGCACTCCGAGCGCTTCGAGGCGACGTCCGAGTGGGGTGTCCACGCGGATCCTCCGCACTACTTGTACGAGCAGGCCGCGGACAAACGCTACTTCCGGGCCTCGCTCATGGACGTGCAGATCGTCCGGCCGGAAGCGGAGGACGTGATGCGCGAGTCTCTCGCGTCCTTTCCCAACGTGCGCTTCCTGGACACCGTGAAGGTGCGCGACGTGGTCATCCAGGAGGAGGAGGGCCGGCCCCATGAGCTGCACTGGGAGTGTCAGGCCACGCGCGAACAGGGCACGGTGCGCGCCCGGTGGGTGTTGGACTGCTCGGGGCGCAATCGCCTGCTGGCCAGGAAGCAGAAGCACTCCGTCGAGCTGAAGGATGGCTTCCAGACGACGGCCGTGTGGGGCCAGTTCGAGGGCATCACCGATGAGCTCTTCGGCGAGCCGTGGGTGCACACGTACGCTGATGGCGACCAGACCTCGAGGGATCTGCACACCCTGCATCTGTGGGGCGAGGGTTATTGGATCTGGGTCATCCGTCTGTCCAAGCAGCGCATCAGTGTCGGGGCGACGTTCGACCAGCGCAAGCCGCCGCCGGGGGCGACGCCCGAGGCCCAGCTCTGGGAACTCATCGGCCGCCATCCTCCGTTGCGCAAGGCCCTCGCCAAGGAGCGGATGCTCGAGTTCCGCATGTACCGCGACGTGCAGTACATGACCGACACCTTCGTGAGCGCCAGGCGCTACGGGATGATGGGAGACGCGGCCTCCATCGTGGATGCCTATTACAGCCAGGGCATCTCGCTGGCGCTGGTGAGCTCCTGGCACATCGCCAACCTCGTCGAGCAGGATCTGCGGGGTGGGGGGATGGACCCGGAGTACCTCGAACGGGTGAACCGGGCGACCCGGCAGGACTGGCACATCATGCGCAACATGATCCGCGAGAAGTACACGCCGGCCATCGCGGACAGCCGCTTCTTCGTGCTCTCGCACATGCTCGACCTGAGCATCTTCTGGTCCGCGGGGGCCTCCCGCTCGCGCATCTCGCGCTGGCTGGTGGAGACGGGGGGAGACACGCGCCGCGAAACGCCCGAGCTTCGCGAGCTGCGCGAGTACCTCTCGCGGCACATGTTCTACTCCCAGACGAAGCCCTGGCATGGGCTGTCACCGGAGCGCGTCCGGGAGCTCCAGGGTCGCCTGCAGGCGGGGATCGGGGAGCGCGCGCGCTGGCGCCTCGAGCACGGCATCCGCGTGCCGACGCTCAAGGCGATCGTCCGGCTCGCGGCCCCGGTGCCCCAGTTGTGGAAGCTGCCGTTCCTGCGTGGCCAGGAGCGCGCGGACCTCTCGGCGGAGGATTTCATCCATCCGGAGAAGTTCCTGAAGCGCGTCCCCGCGTGGCTGCGCCGCTGGTTGCCCGAGTCCCCATCGGAGCGGCTCTCCCGGGCCATCGCCGTGCGCGGCCAGACCCTGCTGGTGCTCTTCCTGCTGGGCTATGCCTATGACTGGGCCGACACCGAGGTCCAGAAGCTCCTGCTCCAACTCGGGCTCCTCGAGCCCATCGCCAGGGCGGAGCCCCAGGAGACCGAGGCCCCGATCCCCGCCCGGAAGGTCGCCTCCTAG
- a CDS encoding ABC transporter permease, whose translation MGLILFVLLWDLALYVSGAPLLPRPWQVGLGLLELLRRGVLFKHLIASLFRVTWGFLLAVAVALPLGFVLGWSLRAGRALGPFVQLVRPISPLAWIPLAILWFGLGDVSAIFIIFIASAPPLTLAAMNAVRNVPEVYVRAGQNFGLDTRRLFLRVLLPAALPELLSGMRLTLGISWLVVVAAEMIAVNSGLGYLIIDSRNAGNRYDLVVAGMVLIGLTGLVLDRVMARVARSLMHHQDVVGEEPG comes from the coding sequence ATGGGACTGATCCTGTTCGTCCTGCTCTGGGATCTCGCGCTGTATGTCTCGGGTGCGCCGTTGCTGCCCCGGCCCTGGCAGGTGGGGCTCGGGCTGCTGGAGCTGCTGCGTCGGGGCGTGCTGTTCAAGCACCTCATCGCCTCCTTGTTCCGGGTGACGTGGGGCTTCCTGCTGGCGGTGGCCGTGGCATTGCCCCTGGGGTTCGTCCTGGGCTGGAGCCTTCGCGCGGGCCGAGCCCTGGGCCCCTTCGTCCAGCTCGTGCGTCCCATCAGCCCGCTGGCGTGGATTCCCCTGGCCATCCTCTGGTTCGGGCTGGGTGACGTCTCGGCCATCTTCATCATCTTCATCGCCTCGGCACCGCCGCTGACGCTGGCCGCGATGAACGCGGTGCGCAACGTGCCCGAGGTCTACGTGCGGGCCGGCCAGAACTTCGGGTTGGACACCCGGCGGCTCTTCCTGCGCGTGCTCCTGCCCGCGGCCCTGCCCGAGCTGCTCTCCGGCATGCGCCTGACGCTGGGCATCTCGTGGCTCGTCGTCGTGGCGGCGGAGATGATCGCCGTGAACTCCGGGCTGGGCTACCTGATCATCGACTCACGCAACGCCGGCAACCGGTATGATCTGGTGGTCGCGGGCATGGTGTTGATCGGCCTCACCGGACTGGTGCTCGACCGGGTGATGGCGCGGGTGGCCCGCTCGCTCATGCATCACCAGGACGTGGTCGGCGAGGAGCCAGGATGA
- a CDS encoding ABC transporter ATP-binding protein: MSVENPLKSGSIKLRARGVSVHFPGEEQPLQALAPVDFDCHEGEFLCLLGPSGCGKTTLLNVIGGFLKPSTGQVLIDGEPVTRPDPRRIFVFQERGVFPWLTVEENIGFGLTDLPVPERRRRISHYLELVGLSGFARAWPSELSGGMKQRLEVARALAVKPDMLFLDEPFSALDAITRHTLRQELLRIQAAERQTILFVTHDIDESVQLADRVLVMSSRPGRIQRVVDIELPHPRDLSSPRYLQYRDELLDELGLAHQV; the protein is encoded by the coding sequence ATGAGTGTCGAGAACCCCCTGAAGTCTGGCTCCATCAAGCTGCGGGCCCGTGGCGTCTCGGTGCACTTCCCGGGGGAGGAGCAGCCGCTCCAGGCGCTCGCTCCGGTGGACTTCGACTGCCACGAGGGCGAGTTCCTCTGCCTGCTCGGACCGTCCGGGTGTGGCAAGACCACGCTGCTCAACGTCATCGGCGGCTTCCTGAAGCCCTCCACGGGGCAGGTGCTCATCGATGGAGAGCCCGTCACCCGGCCCGATCCGCGACGCATCTTCGTCTTCCAGGAGCGCGGCGTCTTCCCCTGGCTCACGGTGGAGGAGAACATCGGCTTTGGCTTGACGGACCTGCCCGTGCCCGAGCGGCGGCGACGGATCTCCCACTACCTGGAGCTGGTGGGGCTCTCGGGCTTCGCGCGGGCCTGGCCCTCGGAGCTGTCCGGAGGGATGAAGCAGCGGCTCGAGGTCGCGCGGGCCCTCGCCGTCAAACCCGACATGCTCTTCCTGGACGAGCCCTTCAGCGCGCTCGATGCCATCACCCGTCACACCCTGCGCCAGGAGCTGCTGCGCATCCAGGCCGCCGAGCGGCAGACCATCCTCTTCGTCACCCATGACATCGACGAGTCCGTCCAGCTCGCGGACCGCGTGCTCGTCATGTCGTCCCGGCCGGGCCGCATCCAGCGGGTGGTGGACATCGAGCTGCCACACCCGCGTGATCTCAGCTCCCCGCGCTATCTCCAGTATCGCGACGAGCTGTTGGATGAACTGGGTCTGGCCCATCAGGTGTGA
- a CDS encoding ABC transporter permease, whose translation MNSSRKRPGLPWPCAVGVVVLLLWHASVKLTGTKVLPTPLEVLLGVRELALRGHLVPYVRDSLVRVLSGYALAVFLGLPTGLVMGLYPLTARVAGPVLQVLRPISPLAWSPVAILLFGVANTATVFLIFLSSLFPIVTYTMEAVQRVPGIYLRVGNNFGLGRWALLRRVILPACLPYALTGLRLALGVAWLVVVAAEMMGTDSGLGYLIIDARNAGKRYDLVVAGMLLIGVIGLGLDGLMRRIERARSVRWAFHRES comes from the coding sequence ATGAACAGCTCGCGCAAGCGTCCGGGCCTCCCGTGGCCCTGTGCCGTGGGGGTGGTGGTGCTGCTGCTCTGGCACGCCTCCGTGAAGCTCACGGGGACGAAGGTGCTGCCCACTCCGCTCGAGGTGCTCCTGGGCGTGCGGGAGCTCGCCCTTCGCGGCCACCTGGTGCCCTACGTCCGGGACTCGCTCGTGCGCGTGCTGTCGGGCTATGCGCTCGCGGTGTTCCTGGGCCTGCCGACGGGGTTGGTGATGGGCCTGTACCCGCTCACCGCCCGCGTGGCCGGGCCGGTCCTCCAGGTGCTGCGCCCCATCAGTCCGCTGGCCTGGAGTCCCGTGGCCATCCTGCTCTTCGGCGTGGCGAACACCGCGACGGTCTTCCTCATCTTCCTGTCATCCCTGTTCCCCATCGTGACGTACACGATGGAGGCCGTGCAGCGCGTTCCCGGCATCTACCTCCGGGTGGGGAACAACTTCGGCCTGGGCCGCTGGGCCCTGCTCCGCCGCGTCATCCTCCCCGCGTGCCTTCCCTACGCGCTCACCGGGCTGCGCCTCGCGCTGGGCGTGGCCTGGCTGGTGGTCGTCGCCGCCGAGATGATGGGGACGGACTCGGGCCTGGGCTACCTCATCATCGATGCGCGCAACGCCGGCAAGCGCTACGATCTCGTCGTCGCCGGAATGCTGCTCATCGGCGTCATCGGTCTCGGCCTCGATGGGCTCATGCGCCGCATCGAACGGGCCCGCTCCGTCCGTTGGGCCTTCCACCGGGAGAGCTGA
- a CDS encoding ABC transporter substrate-binding protein, whose translation MTDYIARRSLDQYLFIPRLFQGFPEIKEALISNRVQAGFLVAPLAVALRSQGVPIKIVFLGHRYGSAAVVKQGGPVKTVADLKGKTMAVPSRFSDERLLLLRALEQHGVRAADVRIVEMPPADVAAALASNAIDGFVMGEPFPSQAEMGGYGRVLFHAREYWPDYLSCVLVVREDVIQRRPEAVQVLVDGIARSGLWLDSGQSEREYAAEFVGRYYYNQPPSLLKWALTRPLDRVRFNPLLPRRDDFELVTRLMLENKLIDEPIAFEEYVDPRFAEGAAYETAWDYPVGAGRLDPEKADD comes from the coding sequence GTGACCGACTACATCGCCCGCCGCTCACTCGATCAGTACCTGTTCATCCCCCGGCTGTTCCAGGGGTTCCCGGAGATCAAGGAGGCATTGATCTCCAATCGAGTGCAGGCGGGCTTCCTGGTCGCTCCCCTGGCCGTGGCCCTGCGGTCGCAGGGCGTTCCCATCAAGATCGTCTTCCTGGGTCACCGCTATGGCAGTGCGGCGGTGGTCAAGCAGGGAGGCCCCGTGAAGACGGTGGCCGACCTGAAGGGGAAGACCATGGCCGTTCCCAGCCGCTTCTCGGACGAGCGGCTGCTCTTGCTGCGCGCCCTCGAGCAGCACGGGGTGCGCGCGGCGGACGTGCGCATCGTGGAGATGCCGCCCGCCGACGTGGCGGCGGCCCTGGCGTCCAACGCCATCGACGGGTTCGTCATGGGCGAGCCCTTTCCCTCGCAGGCGGAGATGGGGGGCTACGGCCGTGTGCTCTTCCACGCGCGCGAGTACTGGCCGGACTACCTGTCCTGTGTGCTGGTCGTGCGCGAGGACGTCATCCAGCGGCGCCCCGAGGCGGTCCAGGTGCTGGTGGATGGCATCGCCCGCTCGGGGCTGTGGTTGGACTCGGGCCAGAGCGAGCGCGAGTACGCCGCAGAGTTCGTCGGGCGCTACTATTACAACCAGCCGCCCTCGCTCCTGAAGTGGGCGCTGACGAGGCCGCTGGACCGTGTGCGCTTCAATCCGCTGCTGCCTCGCAGGGACGACTTCGAGCTCGTCACCCGGCTGATGCTCGAGAACAAGTTGATCGACGAGCCCATCGCCTTCGAGGAGTACGTGGACCCGCGCTTCGCGGAAGGCGCCGCCTACGAGACGGCGTGGGACTACCCCGTGGGGGCCGGACGCTTGGATCCGGAGAAGGCGGACGACTGA
- a CDS encoding HTTM domain-containing protein, with protein sequence MLRKKIESFLFAQPNVDFRLFVVRLAVSLVTVSYVLVGPFDRFHVDAASLLYRPVGTFSFIPELGYWGYYLLKYTVVVSGITFALGFKSRLSNAVFALSYFVFAYYVGHFSTQLFSYITHLNFFALILCFTDSARFWSLDWVFNPSRREQPYSQAHREFASFALAFMQLYLIAFYVQAGVNKLRISGVDWFLTGWTPYYGAIVSGTTPGLELARFPWVFKGITLFTGAFEMGFFLILWKRLRWVFAVSVIGFHFGILLTMNIFFYQLSAVVPLLFLFEETRNYRKALIGLGAYALLIGGLMSLTPLHAQPLGTTETPLQPAPTVRSNK encoded by the coding sequence ATGCTGCGCAAGAAGATTGAAAGCTTCCTCTTCGCTCAACCCAACGTCGACTTCCGCCTCTTCGTGGTCCGGCTGGCGGTGAGCCTCGTCACGGTGAGCTATGTGCTCGTCGGCCCGTTCGATCGCTTCCACGTCGATGCGGCCAGCCTGCTCTACCGTCCGGTGGGAACGTTCAGCTTCATTCCGGAGCTCGGGTACTGGGGCTACTACCTGTTGAAGTACACGGTGGTCGTCAGCGGCATCACGTTCGCCCTGGGCTTCAAGAGTCGGCTCTCCAATGCCGTCTTCGCCCTCAGCTACTTCGTCTTCGCGTACTACGTGGGGCACTTCAGCACCCAGCTGTTCAGCTACATCACCCATCTGAACTTCTTCGCGCTCATCCTCTGCTTCACGGATTCGGCGCGGTTCTGGTCGCTCGACTGGGTATTCAATCCCTCACGACGGGAGCAGCCGTACTCCCAGGCCCACCGCGAGTTCGCATCCTTCGCGCTGGCCTTCATGCAGCTCTACCTGATCGCGTTCTACGTGCAGGCCGGTGTGAACAAGCTCCGCATCAGCGGCGTGGACTGGTTCCTCACCGGATGGACTCCCTACTACGGGGCGATCGTCTCGGGGACGACGCCGGGCCTGGAGCTGGCTCGATTCCCCTGGGTGTTCAAGGGCATCACCCTGTTCACCGGGGCCTTCGAGATGGGCTTCTTCCTGATCCTCTGGAAGCGGCTCCGGTGGGTCTTCGCCGTCAGCGTGATTGGATTCCATTTTGGAATCCTGCTGACCATGAACATCTTCTTCTACCAGCTCTCCGCGGTGGTTCCGCTGCTCTTCCTCTTCGAGGAGACGCGCAACTACCGCAAGGCGCTGATCGGCCTCGGAGCGTACGCCCTCCTCATCGGAGGGCTGATGTCCCTGACGCCGTTGCACGCCCAGCCGCTCGGCACCACCGAGACGCCGCTCCAGCCCGCGCCTACGGTGCGGTCGAACAAGTAA